Proteins encoded in a region of the Candidatus Obscuribacter sp. genome:
- a CDS encoding alpha/beta fold hydrolase produces MKDLVSTPLPNIAGVPVIVPEMTSLRMSDGVELAVRLWKGKSGLPVVLYLHGIEGHSQWFENTASVLNQKGITVYAPDRRGAGLNPRDRGNLSSYKTYLGDLEMIIRKLAFDFVGHPIVLIGNCWGAKAASVITQKDYKPVASGEINLPIAGLALTSPAIFTKIDFGASTKMQIAYTSFLGGDNASHRKWPIPLEVNMFTDNPTFQGYLKRDPLRLTEATASFFVESYKLGKLAEKANANIEAPLLVLQGGSDQVVDVEKLQSWFAKARSQTKDLRIFPESYHSLDFDANWFKEYTHVLAEWILARQPVVT; encoded by the coding sequence TTGAAAGACCTAGTCTCAACCCCCCTGCCCAATATCGCTGGCGTGCCAGTAATCGTTCCTGAAATGACCTCTTTGCGTATGAGCGACGGGGTAGAGTTGGCTGTGCGACTGTGGAAGGGCAAGAGTGGCTTACCTGTTGTGCTCTATTTGCACGGTATCGAGGGACACAGCCAGTGGTTTGAGAACACAGCCAGTGTGCTTAATCAAAAAGGTATCACTGTTTATGCTCCTGACCGTCGGGGCGCTGGTCTCAATCCTCGTGATCGCGGCAATCTCTCCAGTTACAAGACTTATCTTGGTGATCTCGAGATGATTATCCGTAAACTCGCTTTTGATTTTGTCGGACATCCCATCGTGTTGATTGGTAACTGCTGGGGGGCAAAAGCCGCCAGCGTGATTACACAAAAGGACTACAAACCAGTGGCATCAGGCGAGATCAATTTGCCTATCGCTGGTCTGGCTCTGACCAGTCCTGCCATTTTTACCAAGATCGATTTTGGTGCCTCCACCAAAATGCAGATTGCATACACTTCTTTTTTGGGTGGTGACAATGCTTCCCACCGTAAATGGCCAATTCCACTTGAGGTCAACATGTTTACTGATAACCCGACTTTTCAGGGCTATCTTAAGCGTGATCCGCTGCGCCTGACCGAGGCTACAGCTTCATTTTTTGTGGAGTCTTACAAGCTGGGCAAACTGGCCGAAAAAGCTAATGCTAATATCGAGGCACCTCTGCTCGTTTTGCAAGGTGGCTCGGATCAAGTTGTCGATGTCGAAAAATTGCAGTCATGGTTTGCCAAAGCGCGCTCGCAAACCAAAGACTTACGTATCTTTCCAGAGTCGTATCACAGTTTGGACTTTGATGCTAACTGGTTTAAGGAGTATACCCATGTCCTGGCTGAGTGGATTCTGGCCAGACAACCTGTGGTGACTTGA